The genomic DNA GTGTAGAAGCTCAGGATGTACGGCGCTTCGTCGCCGGTGGCCGTGCCGACGAACAGCACGCGCGGGCGCTCCTTGCCCGTGAGTCGCAGGATGTATTCGTGCGTCGGGTCGGTTCGGCGCTCCATCATCGCCTTGCCCGCCCCCGTCGCGACCACGTGCGCCATCGGCACCCCCCAGTGTCGCTTCCCCTTGGAGGTCAACCTAGCGCCCGGATCGAGACGGTGTCGAGGATGTCACGGAGCGCGCGCTGCGCGGATCACGCGCTCGCTCTGCGCGCCGCCGGCGCAGATGCGAAGAGCCGCATCGCGAGGTGTCCCTCTCTCGCGTTGCGGCTCTTCGTTCGGGGCCGAGCCCCGGGTCGCGCGACCTAGACGGTGCGCGCGAAGGTCTCCCTCGGCTGGCGGCGGTACCCGTCACGCGCGGTGACGACGAAGGTTCCGACGACACCGGCGACGCTCAGTGCGCCCAGGAGGAGAAGTGCGATCGTCACGGCCGGTTCCTTTCGAGGTGAGGTGCAATCCGCAGGTACGCGGAGACACCGTCCCAGAGTGGTCCGCGTCCGCATCGACCCTCTCATTGTGGCCCGGCAAACCGTTCAGCACAAGCTCACAATTCTTTAATGACCATGTAGCCTGACTACATGGATGTGAAGCGCCTCGACCTGCTCCGCGAACTCGCCGAACGCGGCAGCGTCACCGCGGTCGCCGAGGCCGCCGGCCGCACCCCGTCGGCCGTCTCGCAACAGCTCAAAGTGCTCGAACGAGAGGCCGGGATGCCCCTCACCCAGCGCGAGGGGCGGGGCATCGCGCTCACCAGCGCCGGCCACGCGCTCGCCCGCAGCGCGACCGAGGTCGCCGTCGCGATCGCTCGCGCCGAAGCCCTGTGGGACGAGTTCCGCAATCATCCGAGCGGCGAGGTCAGCCTGCTCACGTTCCCCACGATCGGCGCCACGCTGCTGCCGGCGGTGCTCACCGACCTCGCGAGCGTCGCCGGGCTCGTCGTGCACGCCACCGACCTCGACCCCGAGATGGACGAGTACGCCGACCTCGCCAACGACCACGACATCGTGCTCGCCCACGCGATGCCCGGCGACCTGCCGTGGGGAGGCCGGGGCCTGAACGCCGTGCCGCTGCTCACCGAACCGCTCGACGTCGGCCTGCCCGCCGACCACCGGCTCGCGGCGCGTTCGCACGTCACGGCCGACGACCTCGTCCACGAGACCTGGCTGGGCGTGCCGCCCGGGTTCCCGTTCGAGCGCATCCTGCACGCGATCGAACAGCAGGCGGGCGGGCGCATCGAGGTGTCGCAGCGCATCAGCGACATGCGCATCATCGAGGCGCTCATCGAGGCCGGCCTCGGCATCGCACTCGTGCCCCGGTACACATCGGGCCCCGTGCCGCCCGGCATGGTGCTGAAGCCGCTGCGCGGCGTGGCATCCGCCCGTCGCATCGTCGCCCTCACCCGACCCGACGTCGCCGAGCGCCTCGCGGTGCGCACCGTGCTCGACGTGCTCGTCTCCCGCGCCGCACGCCTCGGCGAGTAACCGCGAATCCGTCCCGCACGAACACCCGCGGCCGGCGGATCCGCGCGAGAATGGGCGGATGGCGGACAGGGCGCGACGCAGCCGGATGGCGATGGTCGCCGCGACGGCGGCTGCGGCGATCGCGCTGCTCACCGGCGCGGCCTGGGTCGGCGGCCAGGCCATCGACCTCGCGAACGCGCGCAGCGAACTGGATGCCTCGCGGCAGGCGCTCGACGCGTCCGTCGACGGGTTGGATGCCTCGCTCGATGCGGCGCGCACGGTCGACGCCGACGCCCGCGCGGCGCTCGACGCGGCATCCGGCCGAACGCTCGACGAGGTCGCGCGCGACGCGCTGTCGGCCGCACTCGACCCCCTCGCCGCGGCGAGCGCCGACGCCGAGCCGGCACTCGCCGAGGCATCCGACCTGCTCGTCAATGCGACCGATCTCGACGACTCGCTCAGCCCCGACGACGTGCGCTCGACCGCCGGCGCGCTCGACGAGGCATCCGGTCGCCTCACCCGGCTCGACGCCGCGCTCGGCGACGCCGCCGACGACGTGCGCGTCGCGACCACCGCCGTACGCGACGCCGTCGCCGCCCGCGACGCGTGGCTCGAGCAGGTGCGGGCGAGCGCGTACCGCGAGCACGTCTGGGCCGCCGGCTGGACCGCCGAGCTCGACGCCTGCCAGGGCTCGGTCGACCTGAGCGCCGCCTACGGGCTGCCCGCGATCGCCGAGCACTGGTCGTGCACCGGCAAGGAGTTCCCGCGCGACGCCGGCACGTACGTCGTCCTCGACGGCGTGCTGGCCGGCACATACCGCGTCGACGGCGTCGCCGCGATGCTCGACCAGACGACGCACACCACCGCCGACCTGCCGCAGGGGCACGACCTGCTCTACCAGACCTGCATCGACGGCGACTCGCGCACGATGGCGATGGTCGCACTGACCCGCATCGACTGAGAGCCGGCGCGCAACGGGTGGCGCGGGGCATCTGGCGCCGACACCATGGACGCATGAGAACGCTGCGCGTGGTCCTGCCCGCCGTCGTCATCCTCGCGTGGCTGACCCTCGCCGCCGTCGGCGGCCCGTTCTTCGGCCGCATCTCCGAGGTCGCGACGAACGACCAGGCCGGCTACCTGCCCCGCAGCGCCGAAGCCACGCAGGTGAACGAACTGCGCGACGAGTTCCTCGGCGAGGCGACCGGGCGCCCGGCGATCGTC from Agromyces larvae includes the following:
- a CDS encoding LysR family transcriptional regulator, whose translation is MDVKRLDLLRELAERGSVTAVAEAAGRTPSAVSQQLKVLEREAGMPLTQREGRGIALTSAGHALARSATEVAVAIARAEALWDEFRNHPSGEVSLLTFPTIGATLLPAVLTDLASVAGLVVHATDLDPEMDEYADLANDHDIVLAHAMPGDLPWGGRGLNAVPLLTEPLDVGLPADHRLAARSHVTADDLVHETWLGVPPGFPFERILHAIEQQAGGRIEVSQRISDMRIIEALIEAGLGIALVPRYTSGPVPPGMVLKPLRGVASARRIVALTRPDVAERLAVRTVLDVLVSRAARLGE